The following is a genomic window from Hyphomicrobiales bacterium.
GATATGTGAAGCAAAGCCGCCTTTCGGGGCGGCTTTTTCATGGGCGTAGTCATGGCCGAAACAACCCTCTCAATCAAGATTGATCCGTTGCAGGCCGTCCAAGGCGCTCGCCTTATCCGGCGCGGGCTCGACGACGTCGCAGATGGAGCGAAGAAGGCGGAAGCCGCCACTGCGAAACTCAGCCTCGATCCGTCTCGATCGGTGCAGGGTGCTCGGCTTATTCAGCGTTCTATTGAAGACGTCGGGCAGGCTTCGGCGAAATCTGCGGGAGCCGCTGCGCTGCTCGTCGGAGCCTTCGCCGGCCTTGTCGGCGGCGGCACCGCATTCGCCCTTTCGGCAATGTCCAATGCACTGTCTGCCATGGCGAGTTCAGCTATGGACGCCCTCACCTCTTATTCCAGGTCACAGGATGTTCTTCAGCAAGCGCTGAAAGGTGTTGGCGCGGCCAGCGGCGCGACTGTCGCCGATCTCAACCGCATCGCTGATGCCAGCGCAAAGATGGGGAAAATCTCCAGAGAATCTGCCAGCCAAATGACGGCTGCCTACGTCAGCACCGGTAAGATCGGAGTGGAGAATATCGAGGCGCTCGTGAGCGTCACCGAACGCTTCGCCAAGACCATGTCGATTGACGCGGCCGATGCGACGAAAGAGCTGGCCAAAGCCTTCGCTGACCCTGTTCGAGGTGCGGATGAGCTGAATGAAAAGCTGGGCTTTCTCGATGATCGGACGCGGGAGAACATCCGTTCTCTTGTCGATCAGAATAATGAGGTAGCCGCTCAACGTGCCCTCATCGACGCTCTCGGCCCCTCGATAGACGATGCCGCTAGCAGAACGCGTGGGCTTGCCGGGGCGTGGGACGCCGTTAAAGCAGCAGCACTCGGGGCGATGGCGGCAATGGGCCAAGCGGTCCAACAGCATTTCGCAGGCGTCCCGCGGGCCGAGCGCATGCTGCAGATCCAAAAGGAATTGAAGCAGATCCAGGACGGCGCGTCACCGATGCAGCTATCGGGCTGGGGAGGCCCGGATCCCACGGTGCGCGTCAAAGCGCTTAACGATGAGCTTCGCAAGCTTCAGTGGGACGATGCGCACGAGCGCCTCAAGGCCGGTCTGGGCGCGATGGGCCAAGAGGCGAATAAGTCCTCGCTGGAAGTCGGAAAGCTTGTGACGAGCTTGAACCCTGCCCAGGCGAGGCTCGAGCAGCTCAAAGCGCAGCAAGCCGACATTCAAAAGGCCCTGAAGTCGATCGAAAACCCTGACCGGTTCGAGACGTCCACAAACGGTCTTATGGCGAACCGCGTGAAGGACATCGATGCTCTCAAAGATGCGAATGAACGATATGCCTTCGCTATCAAGACCCTGACTGGCGAGAACGGCAAGGCGATCACCGCCGAGCAGTTGAGGGCGAAACAAGACGATCTCTCCCTCCAGATCATGCGGGCAAAGACACCGGAGCAAAAGGCCGCATTGGCTGCGGAAAAGGAGATGCTCACCGCGAGCGGGCAGCTCATCACGCAAGCTGAAGCGCGCAATCGGGCGGACCACGCCTCTGCAACCGCTCGCGAGCAAGCCGCCAAAGCCTCCGGCGGGGCTGCATCTGCGGCGCGAGCCGAGAGATCGGCGATCGATGAATTGGTTCAGGCGACGGCTGGCCGCACAGATCAATTGAAGCTAGAGGCCCAAGGGTACGGCCGAACGAGCGAGGAAGTGATCCGCCTGCGTCTCGCCCAGCAATTGCTGAAAGCGGAAATGCGCGACGGTCTGCCTGCCACTGACGCCCAACGCAAGGCTTTCGAGGAGCAAGCCGACGCGCTTGTCGAAGCAACGCGGAATGCCGAGGAAGCGCGGCGCGCGATGGATGCGCTCAATCAAGCGCAGCGCTTCACGGGCGATCTTCTCTCGGATTTCGTCGACGACCTGGTGTCCGGCACTGGCTCTCTAGAAGACGCCCTCAAGGGGCTTGGTGATGCATTCCTGAAATCGGGCTTGCAAGCTTTGTTGACTGGTGAAGGGCCATTGTCCGGCATCCTCGGCACCCAAGCGACAGAGAAGGGAAAGCAAGGCGGCATCCTCGGATACCTTATGGGCAACGACGTAAAGGCCTTTCGAGAGACCATCTCACGCGGCGTGGAAGATGGCTTTACGAAGCCCATGAAGACGATGGCCCAAGGCGGATATGGTCCGGATATGCAGTCCACGGCGATGTTCGGGATCGACGGCAAAGCGCTGATGGGAGGCATAACCGCCCTCGCCTCCGTGGGAGGAGCCTATGGCTCGGGAATGTCGGCAGGCTCACTCGGCATGGCGGGTGTTACGGGCGGCATTTCTGGCATTGCTGGTGGATTAGCTGCGGGCGCCGCTATCGGGACCATTGGCGGCCTGTCAGCAAGCGCGATTCTCGGTCCCATCGGCCTTCTGGCCGGCGCCGGGATCGCCATCTACGGCAACATGCAGCAGCGCCAGCAGCAGAAGAAGCAGCTGCGGGAGGAGGCGGAAGCCAACTATCAGGCCGCCAAGCCGCAGGTTGCCCAACTTGGACAGATGTTCCGGGGTGACGAATTGGGATCAATCCAGCAGCAGATTCAGGCTGGCATCGACAAGCTCAACGAGTTGGGCCCGGTCCTCGTCAACGCTGGCCACGTCGATGAGTTGATCGCCCTCCAGAACGATTACAACACCTTCGTCGGGCGGCTGAAAGACGAGTTCCGCGACGACTTCGACGGCACGATCGAGGAGCTGCGCGCCGGCCTCGGTGCTCAGGGTCCGTTCAAGCAGGCCTCCGACGCGGTGAAGCAATTCGGCGACAGCGCCAAGTCGTTCATCGCCGACACGGCGACAGCCTTCGGTGAAGGCGCCTGGCAGATCGACGCAGCGCGCGAGGCCTCCTTTGAATATGCGCTGTCGATGCTCGATCAGGCGAAGACGCTCACGGAAGTGCAGCAGTCCATCCAGTCGATCAACGGCACGGCAGCAGGCCTGTCGAAGGTGCTTCAGGATCTCGGGATGTCGGCGGAAGATGCCGCCAACGCCATCAACCAGCGCGTTGGCGCGGCCATGGATCGACTGCGGTCGGCCTTCACCGATGGCCTTGAGCGGCGCCTCAATGAGGCGAGTGATCGCGGTTATATCAATGAGATCAGCGATCAGATCGCGCAGTACCGCAAGGATCTGGCGGACGCGGCCGCACTCGGTCTCGATGGCGCGCTCGCGGCCAAGGTCTTCGCGGCCGAGGCGCAGCAGATCGTCAACGGCGCCGAACTCGCGGGCGATGCCTTCAACGCCCTCGTGCAGCAGTTCCCGGAATTGGCCGGCGTCGTGAAGGAGTTTTCGCAGGCGCTCGCCGACATGGGCGACAACCTCGCCGCCATCGCCCAGCGTCAGCAGGGTTATTATGACCGCATCTTCAACGCGGCCAACGACAACAGCACGCTGGAAGGCGCGCTGAAGGGCTTCGACCGCCAGGCTCAGCGCGAGCGCGAAGCGGAGATGAAGGCCGGCGGGCAGGCTATCACCGACCTCGAGCTTGCCCTCGCTGCCGAGCGCGTGAAGATTGTCAATGACTTCGCGGCCAAGGCCAAGGCGGCTGAGCAGCAGGCGGCCGAACAGGCGGCGCGGGCGGCACAGCAAAAGGTGGATGAAGCCCAGCGGGCCGTTGACGACGCCCGCGCGGATCTCCAGCGGGCCTATGAGCAGCAGGCCTCCACTATCAACGCCACGATCTCGCGGCTGGAGGCCTTCACCTCATCGATCCGTAAGCTGCGCACCGACCTGCGCTTCGACGACAGCCTGTCGCCCTACAACGATCGGCAGCAGCAGCAGGAAGCCCAGGCCACCTTCCAGGAGTTGGCGGCCAAGGCCATGGCGGGCGATCAGACTGCCATGGACCAGATCGCCGACGCGGCACGCCGGTATCTGGAGGAATCCAAGGCCTATTACGGCTTCAACGAGGTCTACGCCCGGATCTTCGAGGAGGTGCAGTCAACCCTTGAGGCTGTCGGCAGCAAGGCGCAATCGGAACTCGATATCGCCCGCGCGCAGCTCGCCGCGCTCGACGCACAGGTCGGCGGCCTCCTCACGGTCAACGACAGCGTGCTGACGGTGGCAGCTGGCATCGAGAAGCTGAATGCAGCGGTTGCCGCCCTGGCCGCCGCGCAGGCCGCCCAGATCGGCAACGGCACGGGCACGCCCGACCAGCGCACGGCCTATGTCACCTCGCTCTATCAGAAATACTTCGGCCGCCAGCCCGATCAGGCAGGCCTTGATTTCTGGGTGAAGTCGGATCTGTCAACGTCGCAGCTCGACCAGGCTTTCATCGATGCGAAAGCGGCCGGCGCCATGCGGCTCGGCGGCATCGTCGGGGCTTACGCGCGGGGCGGTATCGTCGGCAATGGCATCTGGGACATGGACAGCGTCATCGCCCGCTATGCCGGCGGGGGCAATATTGCGCTCGCGGGTGGGGAGCACGTCACGCGGGCGCCCTCGGTCAACCCGGCGACCTATCCCGTGCTCGACTACATCAACCGCACGGGACGCGCGCCGGCCAACGACGACAGCGCCAAGGAAGAGATCCGGGCACTGAGGAGTGAAGTCGCCAACCTCACGGGCGTTGTCGAGCGGCTTCTTGGCCAGAACGTCGAGGCATCTCAGGCGACGACGGCGGCGGTCACCAAGCAGGCCGCGGCGATAGAGCGCCAGGCCATCGGGCGCCGGTAAAAGGACTCTCCATGCTCTATCTCGTCGAGATCGACGCGCACACGGGCGCGGCGCTGCTGACGTTTCGCTTCGCGACAGAAGCCTACATCACCAGCCCGTCTGACAGCCCGGCCAACACCATCTATGAGCCGCGCATCGTCGACCCCGGCTCCTTCTCCGCCAATCTCTACAATGCGGGACAGACCGGCGGCAGCGCCTCCATCGGCTTCGGCGATCTTATCCTCGCCAATGCCGATGGTGGGCTCGATGCGTGGTTTGACTATGGCTTCGACGGTCGCCGCATCGAGATCAAGCAGCTGCCGAGCGTCGCCTCGCCCTTCTCGACAGCCGTGACGGTGTTCAGGGGCACGATCGAGACGATCGATACGACCGATGCATGGCAAACGTTGCGCGTGCGGATCTTCGACAACCGGCTGACGCTCGACAGGCCGTTGCAGGTCAACCGCTATGCCGGGACGACGTTGGGCGCCGGCAACACCGCCGAGGGCACGGAAGATCTGCGCGACCAGCCGAAGCCGCTCGCCTTCGGCAAGGTCTATGGCGTCCGGCCCTATGCCGTGAACCCGTTCGATGGCGTGTTCCAGGTGGCGGACAATGCCGTCAATGACATTGACGTTTTTGACGGGGGCTCCCCGCTCACGCAGGTCGGCAACTACACCTCACTCGCCGCCCTGATCGCCGCAACCGTGTTGCCCGGCCGCTATGCCACCTGTTTCAGCCTCGGGCTTTTCCGCATCACGCGGTCCGCGTTCCAGCTCACCGCCGACGTGCAGGAGGGCGTGCAATGGTACGAGCGTAATGCCGCCGCCATCGTCCGTAAGATGCTTCAGCGCGCTGGCCTCACCACGGCGGATTATTCCGAGGCAAGCCTTGCGGCGCTGAGCAGTCTCAGCCTGTCCGAATGCGGCGTCTGGATCGACAGCGATCAGCATATCCTGGACGCCGTACAGCAAGTGCTGAACTCGGTCGGCGCCTGGATCGCGCCGAATGCCAATGGCGTGCTGGAGGTCGGCCGCTTCGAGGCGCCGGGAACGCCGGTCACCACCATCACGATGGATGACATCATCCGGCCGGAGAATATGACCTTCGAGGTCACGAATGATGCGGGCCGAGGCGTGCCCGTCTGGCGCGTCGTCGCCCGCTACAAGCGGAATTACACGCCGTTGTCGGGCTCCGAGGTCGCGAAGTGCACGCAGCAGAATGAGGACTACAAGGCCTATCTCGCCACGGGATGGCGGGAGCGGAAGGCGGAAGATGCCGCGATCAAGACCAAGTACAAGAACGCGGGCGAGCTGACGATCGAGACATGCTTCACGCAGCCGACCGACGCGCTTGTCGAGGCGACGCGGCTGCTCTCGCTCTACAAGGTCAGGCGTGACCGGGTGAAGGTCGTGCTGTGGGCTGAGCGGGCCGCGGGCATCAAGCTCAACGACACCGTCACCGTGCAGGTGCCGCGCTTCGGCTATGCGGCCGGGCGCCTCATGCGCGTGATCGGGCGCGATGAGAATCGCGCCGAGAACATCGTCACCCTCGATCTGTTCGGCTGACCCTCATGGCAGATAGCGCAATCGTCATCGCATCGGTCAGCAAGGCTGGCGGGGCGGGCCAGATCACCTTGCTTGTCGGCACGAGCGGCGGCGGGGAAGACGAGTGCCTGATCTACATGACCTTGAACAGGGTCGAGATCTACGCATCCAAGACCAACAACCGCGCCACCGCCACGAAGATCGGCGACACGATCGGCACCTTCGTGCACGGCAATCTCGGCGTGTCCGAGACCTGGTATTACTGGTTCCGGGCGATCGACAACAACACCCCGCCGCTGGTCGGCGAATGGTATCCGTTTTCGCCCACTGACGGCGTTGTGGCGACGACCAGCAACCAGGTGCCGCCGCCGAATTCGGTCGGTACGACGCAGCTGCAGGATGGCGCGGCGACCGCGCAGAAAATTGCCAATCTCGCTGTTGGCTCGGCCCATATCCAGGCGCTCGCCGTCAAAACAGCGAACATCGACAACCTTCAGGTGACCGATGCCAAGATGGTCAGCATGTCGGCCGCCAAGCTGACAGCGGGCGTCATCACGGCGACGATCACGATGAGCACGCCAGTCATCAACGGCGGCAGTATCAACGGCGCGCGTCTCACCTTATCTGGCGGCAACTTCAATTCGCCGATGATTGACCTTGGCGGCGTCGCGCAAACGAACATTTCGACCGTCCGGTTGACGCAAGCCGGGGCGAATAGCGAGGCTGTTCTTTGGGCCATCAACAGCGGCGCCGGCACAACCTGCCATGGCATTCGCGGCACCAAGACCCTGATACCCGGCGGGGACGTATCGAGCGGCCTTGTCGGTGCGGCCAACGGCAGGGCCTTCTATGCGGAGATTGGCACCTATGGGCCGTTCACCGGCTCGCATGACGCTTTCATAGACAAGGATGCAGTGACGACGCTCGGCGACATCGTCTGTGATGTCAGGGTGATCGCCCGCAAGGGCATCAACGACACCATCACCGAGGTGAAGCTCTGCGATGCGGTCGGCATGAAGAGCGCCGTTGGCGTGATCTCGATGCGATCGGCCTTCGACCCATCGACTGTGCTGGCGACATTCATCGAGACGGCCAATACCGCCTGCAACTTCCTGCGCCGCTACTGCACGGAGCGGTTCGATTTCCTGGTGATGAACGGTCTCGGCGACGGACTTCTGAATGTCTGTGGTCGTGGCGGCGATCTCCAGCCGGGCGATCTCATCTGCACCTCGGATCTCGCCGGCAAGGGCCAGCGCCAGGCGGATGACCTTGTCCGCGCGTCCACCGTCGCGAAGGTGCGCGAGGCTGTCACCTTCTCCGATCCCGACGAGGTCAAGCTCGTCGCCTGCATCTATCTCTGCGGTTGAGGCGCCATGGCCGACAACAGAATCATGCTGCTCTATAACGCCCTGTCGGACGGAGGCGCCTTCGCGGCCGGCTATGGATCGTGGACCGCAGGCCTGCCGCTCGCCAATCTCCAGAACAACCAGCTGTTCAGGCGCGCCCGCTCCACCAATCTCACCCTCGCGAGCACGCGCTTTCGCATCGCCTTCTCATCCCCCATCGCGCAACGGGTGTTTTTGCTCGGGCCGCATAACGGCTCCGGCGGCATGCAATACCGCATCCGTGGCTATTCGAACTCCGGCTATTCAACGCTCGTCTTCGACACCGGGTGGATAGGCCGCTCGGTCTCATCGCTCACCCTGCCGTGGGAGACCTTCAACTGGTGGCTGGGCGGCGCGGGCACCGAGAACGACGACCCGGAGGTCAGGCCCTGGATTATCCACGTCTTCGACGAGCAGGTCTCGGCGCAATTCTGGCAGCTCGAGATCGACGACACCGGCAATGCGGCAACCTATTTCGAAGCGGGCCGGGTGTTCATGGCCGACTGGTGGGAGCCGTCCATCAACTACCAGTATGGCAACAATGGTCTGACCTTTGAGCCCAACGTCATCCGTGAGACGTCGGCATCGGGTGTGGAATATTCGAGCCGGCGCGGGCCGGCCGTGCGGGTTTTTTCATTCAACCTCGATCACCTGCCCGAGGCAGAGCTGTACTCCTCGGGCTATCGCATGATGCGCATGGCGGGTGACGACCGCGAGGTCTTCGTGATCCCGGATCCGGCCGACGCCTTCATTCAGCGTCGCGCCTTCCTGGGCCGGCTGCGCACCATCGGCGGCCTCTCGCAGAACACCTACCAGCGCGGCGCGACCTCCTTCGAAATCAAAGAACTCATCTAGACCGGAGGCCCATCATGGCTTTTGACCCGACCGCACTCGCTGCGGTGGCGCGGCTTATCGCGATCATTCCAGCCAATTTCACCGGCTTCAATCATCAGACTGTCTTCCCCCAGACGGGGAATGACATGGGCGTGGTCGCCAACGCCATCGCGGCCGAAGCCTTGCTCGCGATCAATGCGGCGGCGAACCTGGCCGGCACCTCGACCACCTCAACCGCGATCGGCACCGGCTCCAAGTCGTTTGTCACCCAGGCCGGCAAGTCGTTCAATGTCGGGCGCTATGTGCAAATCGTCTCGGCGGCGAACCCGACGACGCGGCAGATGTCGGGGCAGATCACGGCCTATTCCGGCACGTCGCTCACCGTCGAGGTCACCACCGCGCTCGGCTCGGGGTCGGCCGCTGACTGGACGATCTATCTGTCTGGCCCGGCGGGCAAAGGCGAGCCCGGCGACGATGGCAACACCATTCTGGGCGGGGGCGGCGCACCCGACAGCGGTGATGGCATCGACGGCGACTTCTACATCGATACCACGGCCAACGCCATTTATGGCCCCAAGGCCGCCGGGGCATGGGGTGCCGGCAAAAGTCTTGTTGGACCGGCGGGTAATACTGTCCGGTCTGGGACGGGCGCACCATCTTCGGGGCTCGGGGTCGATGGCGATTGGTACATTGATACCGGCGCCAACACGATCTACGGCCCTAAGACTGCCGGCGCTTGGGGCAGTAGTCGCAGCATCAAGGGAGCGGACGGGAAGACCGTCCATTCCGGCGCCGGCGATCCCGGTGGTGGCCTCGGCGTCGATGGCGACTTCTATATGGACACTGTCGCCCTGAAGATCTTCGGGCCAAAAACCTCCGGCTCCTGGGGCGCGGGCGCCGGCCTGCGCGGGAGCGCCGCCACCTTGGAAGTGGGGTCGGTGGCGACCGTCGCCGCCGGCGAGCCAGCGACCGTCATCAATGTTGGGACGCCGCAGGCTGCCACCTTCAATTTCGAAATCCCGGAGGGGGATCCCGGTTCTGCCGCGACGATCGAGGTGGGCACCGTGTCGGGCCTCCCGGCCGGATCGACCCCGACTGTCACCAATGTGGGCACTTCGGGCGAGGCCGTCTTGAACTTCGCCCTTCCTCAGGGCGCTGCCGGCCCGGCCGGCCCTGTCATTGCCGCATCGTGGAATTTCTCCACCACCACCACGGACGCAGACCCCGGCAACGGCAATGTGCGGCTCAACCACGCAACGCCTGCCTCTGCCACCTTCCTCTATTTCGACAACCTCGATGCGGGGGGCGCCACGGTCACGGCCTGGCTCGATGCCCTCGATGATTCCACGACCTCCGGCAACAAGGGCACCATCCGCCTTGCGATGGTCGATACCCCGACGACCTTCGCCGATTATCGGGTGACGGGCGCGGTCGTCGATGGAACCGGCTATCGCAAGGTGCCGGTTGCCTATGTCACCGGCAGCGGCACGCCGACGAACGGCGCCAAGCTGGCCTTCAGCTTCGCGCGGACGGGCGACGCTGGCCCGCCCGGCGCCGGATCGGGCGACGTCACGACCACCGGCGCGGTCGCTGCCGGTGATATCGCTGTCTTTGCCGATGGGACCGGAAAGGTTCTCGAAAGCGGCGGCACCTTCAGCTCGTATTCCGCCTCACTCCTTGGTGGAGCGAATGAGGGGGCATGGAAGGCAGCGCTCAACCTGGAGATCGGCGTCGATGTCCAGGCCCATTCCGCGACGCTGGGTTCGTTCGCCTCTCTGGCGACGGCGGCCAACAAGGGCTTTTACGCGACCGGCGCGGGCGTCGTCGCCGAATACAACCTGACGTCCTTCGGCAGGACGCTCGGTGGCCTTGCTGATTATGCCGCGCTCAAGGCGGCGCTCACTCTGGTGAAGGGTGATGTCGGGCTGGGCAATGTCGATAACACGTCGGATTCGACGAAGAATGCCGCTACTGCCACGCTGACCAATAAAACGATCAGTGGGCTGGCCAACACGATCACCAACCTGGTGCTCAGCATGTTCGCGTCCGGTGTCATCGACACCGATGGGACATTGTCGGCCAACAGCGACCTCAAGCTTGCCACGCAGAAGGCGGTCAAGACCTACCTCGACCAAGCATTCGCGGCCAACGATGCCCTGGTGATGAAGGGCGGCATCAACGCCTCGACCAACCCGAACTATCCCGCCGCCGACGCGGGCCATGTCTACCGCATCACGACCGCCGGCCGCATCGGCGGAGCCTCCGGGCCAGTGGTCGAGGTCAATGATAGCCTGACCTGTTTCGTCGACGGCTCCAACGCTGGCAACCATGCGACGGTCGGCGCCAACTGGTTCATCACCCAGGCCAATATCGACGGCGCGGTGACCGGTCCGGCCTCATCGACCTCCGGGCGCATTGCCACATTCAACGGCTCATCCGGCAAGGTTATTCAGGATGGCGGCAAGGCGTTGCCGACGGGTGACGTCGTCGGCACATCCGACGTCCAGACCCTGTCCGGCAAGACGCTGACCTCCCCCGTGATCAGTTCGCCGACAGGCCTGGCTAAGGCTGATGTCGGGCTCGGCAACGTCGATAATACCGCGGACGTCAGCAAGCCGATCTCGACGGATACGCAAGCGGCCCTCGACGCAAAGGAAAAGCTCGGTGAACTCGCCGGCATCAACACCCAGACGGGCACCACCTACCAACTCGCGCTGGCTGATCTCGGCAAGGTTGTCGAAATGAACAACGGATCCGCCATGACGCTGACCGTGCCGCCGAACTCGACAGTGGCCTTCCCAACCGGCGGTCGCATTGATCTTACGCGTCTCGGCGCCGGCGCCCTGACCATCGCGGCAGGATCTGGTGTCACCATCCGGTCGGCCGGCGGCAAGCTCAAGATCGCCGATCAGTACGGCATGGCCTCGCTCTACAAGCGCGGGACCAACGAATGGGTGCTTGCGGGAGGTCTCTCGTCATGAGGATGACAATGGGCGTTCTGGCGGGCGCGGGGGGGACACCACCCATATTGGCGGTACCATCGGTATATTTCGTGGATGGGGACACAAGCCACGCATTTTACTCGACGGACGGCATAAATTATTCGGACATCGGCATTCCACCGGGCATCTCAGCAGGGGGGCTGGGGAAGTGGGTAAAGGGGCCAGATGGCACCTATGTCGCGTGCCCCAATTATGCAGATGCTACGGCCAACGGGGTCTATGTCAGCGCCAATCCCTTGGCTGGGTGGACCTTCAAGACGCTCAGCGAAAAATGCCGCGATGTTTGCCACGACGGAACGCGGTTTCTCGTGTGTGGGAACAACGGGTATCTCGCGTATGCAACGGACCCGCTTGGTACTTGGACGACCTGGATCACGAGCGTCAGCAGCACGCTGCACGGCGTTATGTTCAATAACTCAAAATATATCGTAGTTGGAGCCAATAGCTACCTGAGATCTGCGACCGGTGCGGGCGGATCACTCACCAGTCGCTTTTCAGGTGCGGCCGCAGACTTTTTCTTCGTCAAGGTGGATACGACAAATAATCGATGGTGGGCCGGCGGGCCTGGCGGCGCCCTGAGGTATTCAGCAGACGGGTCCGCCGCGACATCCAACTGGTCAAC
Proteins encoded in this region:
- a CDS encoding membrane hypothetical protein (Evidence 5 : Unknown function); this translates as MGVVMAETTLSIKIDPLQAVQGARLIRRGLDDVADGAKKAEAATAKLSLDPSRSVQGARLIQRSIEDVGQASAKSAGAAALLVGAFAGLVGGGTAFALSAMSNALSAMASSAMDALTSYSRSQDVLQQALKGVGAASGATVADLNRIADASAKMGKISRESASQMTAAYVSTGKIGVENIEALVSVTERFAKTMSIDAADATKELAKAFADPVRGADELNEKLGFLDDRTRENIRSLVDQNNEVAAQRALIDALGPSIDDAASRTRGLAGAWDAVKAAALGAMAAMGQAVQQHFAGVPRAERMLQIQKELKQIQDGASPMQLSGWGGPDPTVRVKALNDELRKLQWDDAHERLKAGLGAMGQEANKSSLEVGKLVTSLNPAQARLEQLKAQQADIQKALKSIENPDRFETSTNGLMANRVKDIDALKDANERYAFAIKTLTGENGKAITAEQLRAKQDDLSLQIMRAKTPEQKAALAAEKEMLTASGQLITQAEARNRADHASATAREQAAKASGGAASAARAERSAIDELVQATAGRTDQLKLEAQGYGRTSEEVIRLRLAQQLLKAEMRDGLPATDAQRKAFEEQADALVEATRNAEEARRAMDALNQAQRFTGDLLSDFVDDLVSGTGSLEDALKGLGDAFLKSGLQALLTGEGPLSGILGTQATEKGKQGGILGYLMGNDVKAFRETISRGVEDGFTKPMKTMAQGGYGPDMQSTAMFGIDGKALMGGITALASVGGAYGSGMSAGSLGMAGVTGGISGIAGGLAAGAAIGTIGGLSASAILGPIGLLAGAGIAIYGNMQQRQQQKKQLREEAEANYQAAKPQVAQLGQMFRGDELGSIQQQIQAGIDKLNELGPVLVNAGHVDELIALQNDYNTFVGRLKDEFRDDFDGTIEELRAGLGAQGPFKQASDAVKQFGDSAKSFIADTATAFGEGAWQIDAAREASFEYALSMLDQAKTLTEVQQSIQSINGTAAGLSKVLQDLGMSAEDAANAINQRVGAAMDRLRSAFTDGLERRLNEASDRGYINEISDQIAQYRKDLADAAALGLDGALAAKVFAAEAQQIVNGAELAGDAFNALVQQFPELAGVVKEFSQALADMGDNLAAIAQRQQGYYDRIFNAANDNSTLEGALKGFDRQAQREREAEMKAGGQAITDLELALAAERVKIVNDFAAKAKAAEQQAAEQAARAAQQKVDEAQRAVDDARADLQRAYEQQASTINATISRLEAFTSSIRKLRTDLRFDDSLSPYNDRQQQQEAQATFQELAAKAMAGDQTAMDQIADAARRYLEESKAYYGFNEVYARIFEEVQSTLEAVGSKAQSELDIARAQLAALDAQVGGLLTVNDSVLTVAAGIEKLNAAVAALAAAQAAQIGNGTGTPDQRTAYVTSLYQKYFGRQPDQAGLDFWVKSDLSTSQLDQAFIDAKAAGAMRLGGIVGAYARGGIVGNGIWDMDSVIARYAGGGNIALAGGEHVTRAPSVNPATYPVLDYINRTGRAPANDDSAKEEIRALRSEVANLTGVVERLLGQNVEASQATTAAVTKQAAAIERQAIGRR
- a CDS encoding conserved hypothetical protein (Evidence 4 : Unknown function but conserved in other organisms), yielding MADSAIVIASVSKAGGAGQITLLVGTSGGGEDECLIYMTLNRVEIYASKTNNRATATKIGDTIGTFVHGNLGVSETWYYWFRAIDNNTPPLVGEWYPFSPTDGVVATTSNQVPPPNSVGTTQLQDGAATAQKIANLAVGSAHIQALAVKTANIDNLQVTDAKMVSMSAAKLTAGVITATITMSTPVINGGSINGARLTLSGGNFNSPMIDLGGVAQTNISTVRLTQAGANSEAVLWAINSGAGTTCHGIRGTKTLIPGGDVSSGLVGAANGRAFYAEIGTYGPFTGSHDAFIDKDAVTTLGDIVCDVRVIARKGINDTITEVKLCDAVGMKSAVGVISMRSAFDPSTVLATFIETANTACNFLRRYCTERFDFLVMNGLGDGLLNVCGRGGDLQPGDLICTSDLAGKGQRQADDLVRASTVAKVREAVTFSDPDEVKLVACIYLCG
- a CDS encoding conserved hypothetical protein (Evidence 4 : Unknown function but conserved in other organisms) codes for the protein MADNRIMLLYNALSDGGAFAAGYGSWTAGLPLANLQNNQLFRRARSTNLTLASTRFRIAFSSPIAQRVFLLGPHNGSGGMQYRIRGYSNSGYSTLVFDTGWIGRSVSSLTLPWETFNWWLGGAGTENDDPEVRPWIIHVFDEQVSAQFWQLEIDDTGNAATYFEAGRVFMADWWEPSINYQYGNNGLTFEPNVIRETSASGVEYSSRRGPAVRVFSFNLDHLPEAELYSSGYRMMRMAGDDREVFVIPDPADAFIQRRAFLGRLRTIGGLSQNTYQRGATSFEIKELI
- a CDS encoding conserved hypothetical protein (Evidence 4 : Unknown function but conserved in other organisms), yielding MLYLVEIDAHTGAALLTFRFATEAYITSPSDSPANTIYEPRIVDPGSFSANLYNAGQTGGSASIGFGDLILANADGGLDAWFDYGFDGRRIEIKQLPSVASPFSTAVTVFRGTIETIDTTDAWQTLRVRIFDNRLTLDRPLQVNRYAGTTLGAGNTAEGTEDLRDQPKPLAFGKVYGVRPYAVNPFDGVFQVADNAVNDIDVFDGGSPLTQVGNYTSLAALIAATVLPGRYATCFSLGLFRITRSAFQLTADVQEGVQWYERNAAAIVRKMLQRAGLTTADYSEASLAALSSLSLSECGVWIDSDQHILDAVQQVLNSVGAWIAPNANGVLEVGRFEAPGTPVTTITMDDIIRPENMTFEVTNDAGRGVPVWRVVARYKRNYTPLSGSEVAKCTQQNEDYKAYLATGWRERKAEDAAIKTKYKNAGELTIETCFTQPTDALVEATRLLSLYKVRRDRVKVVLWAERAAGIKLNDTVTVQVPRFGYAAGRLMRVIGRDENRAENIVTLDLFG